Proteins encoded by one window of Branchiostoma floridae strain S238N-H82 chromosome 6, Bfl_VNyyK, whole genome shotgun sequence:
- the LOC118418224 gene encoding guanylate-binding protein 1-like, whose translation MADNPRQDLFLKISRNLLEQELTDLRNYVSGAEILPARFVQKADAHQIFIQLEKERKLEPGDLSLLVGLLTKIGRRDYAEKAEKIAQDEAKALREPTKRTRQESSGMDSPVKLTYTKMENDGRQVFLTPEAERILSELPPRPVDVVAVVGPMRKGKSHLGNLLCKRKSGFPLGNELPSETKDFWFWIGPHPVQLDRYIMVIDTEGLGDYADEQQNEKDLEYLVLATLFSNHLVFNLQGNLDHTLLSHLRYGLSPDAYLEVVLERKKGHTKAVRAHNEMTDAVKDFFPRRHLRLIPPPTADRDTLSNLDKVTAGALQREYNDAVNNFIGEVWNSGLVKTVNQVSLKTTGLLDIMRYYVGAINGPRALPSVVGAYDAMVEGECRRAVDENMQQFLETVENTVKPSIPTDEQDCNKRIKAAAEDAVSKLCADVGKWDKSGSWKEHLQAGLEKERLSLLQLNGSKSKTLCEDILGEVDQSVQDNLGKGAYNRIGGFDAYVRDMDVVFNSYRHRAFGKGPAVEAVLETFRIAETTRRHMIKDTEQKLVEDDKRLKEEERKKEEARAAAERAAEAQRRAEAERAAEEEKRLAAEAEAKRLTTEAEIRRTIRDTSYGSSGQVNIAGRNISYDTERRIYNWQQVYKGTARDVTSGVTGKSGNRQSRQGAVEHAIEDVFRQLKAKNII comes from the exons ATGGCAGACAATCCTCGCCAAGATCTATTCCTCAAGATTTCTCGAAACCTGTTAGAGCAAGAACTTACCGATCTCCGTAACTATGTCAGCGGTGCAGAGATCTTACCAGCGAGATTTGTCCAGAAAGCCGACGCTCATCAAATCTTTATCCAACTTGAGAAAGAAAGGAAGTTGGAGCCAGGAGATCTCTCACTTCTTGTAGGACTCCTGACCAAAATCGGCAGACGTGACTACGCTGAGAAGGCAGAGAAGATTGCTCAAGATGAAGCAAAAG CACTTCGAGAACCAACCAAAAGAACAAGACAGGAAA gcaGTGGAATGGACAGTCCGGTAAAGCTGACCTACACGAAGATGGAGAACGACGGGAGACAAGTCTTCCTCACCCCAGAAGCTGAGCGGATCCTCTCCGAACTCCCGCCGCGCCCGGTGGACGTGGTGGCCGTGGTGGGGCCGATGCGGAAGGGAAAGTCTCATCTGGGCAATCTTCTCTGCAAAAGGAAGTCTGGATTCCCACTCGGAAACGAACTACCATCGGAAACAAAAGATTTCTGGTTCTGGATCGGTCCCCATCCCGTCCAGCTTGACCGGTACATCATGGTCATCGATACCGAAG GTTTGGGTGACTATGCCGACGAACAACAGAACGAGAAAGACCTGGAGTACCTTGTTCTGGCCACGCTGTTTTCCAACCACCTGGTCTTCAACCTACAGGGGAACCTAGACCACACCTTATTGTCTCACCTGAGGTAC GGGCTGTCACCGGATGCCTATCTGGAGGTCGTTTTGGAACGGAAGAAGGGACACACGAAGGCGGTCCGTGCCCACAACGAAATGACGGACGCGGTGAAAGATTTCTTCCCAAGGCGACATCTTCGGCTGATTCCTCCTCCCACAGCAGACAGGGATACACTTAG TAACCTTGACAAAGTGACGGCTGGTGCTCTTCAGAGGGAATACAACGACGCTGTTAACAACTTCATCGGGGAGGTCTGGAATTCTGGTCTAGTCAAGACGGTGAATCAAGTCAGTTTGAAAACAACAG GTCTACTCGACATCATGCGGTACTACGTCGGCGCCATCAACGGCCCCAGAGCCCTACCGTCTGTTGTCGGTGCGTACGATGCCATGGTGGAAGGGGAGTGCCGCAGGGCTGTAGACGAGAACATGCAGCAGTTCCTAGAGACCGTTGAGAACACAGTGAAGCCGTCCATACCAACTGATGAGCAGGATTGCAACAAGAGAATCAAAGCAGCGGCAGAGGACGCGGTTTCGAAGTTGTGTGCAGACGTGGGGAAGTGGGACAAGTCTGGGTCCTGGAAGGAGCACCTTCAG GCTGGATTGGAAAAAGAACGTCTTTCCTTACTTCAACTGAACGGCTCCAAGTCCAAGACTCTTTGTGAGGACATTCTCGGAGAAGTCGACCAATCTGTTCAGGACAACCTGGGAAAAGGCGCCTACAACAGAATCGGTGGATTCGACGCATACGTGAGAGATATGGATGTCGTCTTCAATAGTTACAGACACAGAG CTTTTGGAAAAGGTCCTGCTGTTGAGGCCGTTCTGGAGACTTTTCGCATCGCGGAAACCACGAGGAGACACATGATCAAGGACACTGAACAGAAGCTGGTAGAAGATGATAAACGGCTgaaagaagaagagagaaaG AAAGAAGAGGCCAGGGCGGCAGCTGAAAGGGCTGCTGAAGCACAGAGGCGTGCAGAGGCAGAGAGAGCGGCAGAAGAGGAGAAGAGGCTGGCAGCAGAGGCAGAAGCGAAGAGACTGACTACAGAAGCTGAGATACGCAGAACCATCAGAGACACCAGTTACGGCAGCAGTGGGCAG GTTAACATAGCGGGAAGAAACATCTCTTACGACACGGAAAGGAGGATCTACAATTGGCAACAAGTCTACAAAGGCACTGCCCGTGACGTCACCAGTGGTGTTACGGGCAAGTCAGGGAACAGACAGAGCCGACAGGGCGCTGTGGAACACGCCATAGAAGATGTGTTCCGCCAGCTGAAGGCCAAGAACATCATCTAA